In Arsenophonus sp. aPb, one DNA window encodes the following:
- the flgB gene encoding flagellar basal body rod protein FlgB: MLDKLDATLSFQQQALSLRHQRQAILSANIAHADTPGYQARDIDFSAQLEKNLMANSVTGKQLSMAVTSVKHIAVQPPNSLTADLLYRVPHQVAMDGNTVDMDMERSHFADNSVKYQTDLSILNGQIKSMMAVMQ, from the coding sequence TTGATGCAACGCTGAGTTTTCAGCAACAGGCACTGTCACTAAGGCATCAGCGCCAGGCTATTTTATCGGCCAATATTGCGCATGCTGATACTCCGGGCTACCAGGCACGCGATATCGATTTTAGTGCCCAATTAGAAAAAAATCTTATGGCGAATTCAGTCACCGGTAAGCAGTTATCAATGGCGGTCACATCCGTTAAACATATTGCGGTGCAGCCTCCAAATTCACTGACCGCCGATCTGCTTTATCGTGTTCCTCATCAAGTGGCTATGGATGGTAATACCGTCGATATGGATATGGAGCGCAGTCATTTTGCTGATAACAGCGTTAAATATCAAACTGATCTGTCGATTTTAAATGGACAGATAAAAAGCATGATGGCGGTTATGCAATAA
- the flgC gene encoding flagellar basal body rod protein FlgC: MSLFSIFEISSSALSAQSQRLNVSASNMANADSVTGPDGEPYRAKQVVFSVSELSANGIGGVSVAQVVDDPSPFHLEYQPAHPLADQRGYIRKPNVDVTAEMINTISASRSYQANIEVMNTTKSLMQKTLTLGQ, encoded by the coding sequence ATGTCACTATTTTCAATTTTTGAAATTAGCAGCTCTGCGCTTTCTGCCCAATCTCAACGTTTAAATGTCAGCGCCAGCAATATGGCTAACGCTGATAGTGTTACTGGTCCTGATGGTGAACCTTACCGTGCTAAACAAGTGGTCTTTTCTGTTTCTGAGCTTTCAGCTAATGGTATTGGTGGCGTTAGCGTTGCTCAGGTAGTCGACGATCCGTCGCCTTTTCATCTTGAGTATCAGCCTGCTCATCCATTAGCTGATCAACGCGGCTATATTCGTAAACCTAATGTCGATGTCACTGCCGAGATGATCAATACCATTTCCGCTTCACGCAGTTACCAAGCGAATATCGAAGTGATGAATACAACTAAATCGTTAATGCAAAAAACATTAACCTTAGGCCAATAG